Genomic DNA from Amycolatopsis alba DSM 44262:
TCTTGGCAGACAAGGAATTCGGTTGGGACCTTGGCGTCGTCGGGTGCCGGAGAGTCCTCGAGGCACACCGCGATCAGCAAAAGAACAGTGCTGTCCAAGCCCGACTGGCGACGATCCGGGAAAGCGACAGTCTGGTCGAGAAGATCGTTCTCCTGGTGGGAGAGGACAACCTGCGCGAAGGGCTGCCGACCGGTCTGGTCGCAAGTGAAGAGTCGGAAACAGGCCGGGAGCCGGATGGCCACAGGCTCGCTCAGATGGCGTACAACGCGCATGACAACGGTGTGCTCCGAGTGCACGCGAGGGACATCGCCGAGCGTTTCGAGACCGCTCCGACCCATTTCGACGGAGGCCCCGCGGCGTTGCGGTTCGTGACCGATCTCGGCCTCCCCGACTCGTTCGCCGGCGTTCGGATCCCTGCTCCTCCCATGCGCGAGGAGGCCGACGGTCCGACCGCGTTCCCCGTGCTGCACGACTACCAGGAGGTTCTCGCGATCCGACTGACCGAGCTGCTGCGGGCCGAGGTCCCCGAACGGGGAATGTTGAGCTTGCCGACGGCAGCGGGGAAGACCCGTGTCGCGGCCGAGGGCGCGATCCGGTGGGTGCGGGAGGACGGCGTCCCCGATGGGCCGATCCTGTGGATCGCGCAGACCAGTGAACTTTGTGAGCAGGCTGTTCAGTCCTGGAAGCATGTCTGGGAGAAGGTCGGCCCCGAGCGGTCGCTGGTCATCGACCGCCTGTGGACGTCGAACTCCGCGACGCCCGTCACCGGTCGGCCGCACCTTGTCGTCGCAACGGACGCGAAGTTGCGAAGCTGCTTGGGCTCGGATGAATACGCTTGGTTGCGCAACGCTTCGATCGTTTTCGTCGATGAAGCTCACATGGCGATTTCCCGCGAGTACACCTTGATCTTCGAGCAGCTCGGTCTTACCCATCGTGAGACCGAGCGTCACCTCGTGGGTCTGACGGCGACGCCGTTCCGTACCGACGCGGAGCTGACGAGACGGCTGGTGCAGAGGTTCGGCAACCTGCGTCTGGACGACGGGATTTTCTCCGGCGAACCGATTGTCAGCCTGCAGGATCGCGGAGTGCTCGCACGGGTGGAACATCGCGAGCTGTCCGGTGCGGACATCGTGCTGGACCCTGACGAGCTGAGCGGGATCACGGGTTTCCTTCCTCGAAAGGCGGAGCAACGCCTTGCCGAAGACGATGCCCGCAACAAGCTTCTCCTGGAGGAAATCGCGGCTCTGCCGGAGGACTGGCCGGTTCTCGTTTTCGCGACGTCGGTCAGCCATGCCAAGTTCCTGGCAGCCAAGCTCGGCGATCGAGGTATCCGATCCGCTGCGATCGACTCCGCGACTCCGCCGCCGGAGCGGCGGCAGCGAATCGAGTCCTTCCGGAAGGGACGGATTCGGGTCCTCACCAACTACGGCGTTCTTTCCCAAGGATTCGACGCGCCGGCAACCCGTGCTGTCGTCATCGCCCGGCCTGTGTACAGCCCCAACGACTATCAGCAGATGATCGGGCGGGGGTTGCGTGGTACCCGCAATGGTGGCAAGGACAGCTGCCTCATCCTCGACGTGCGTGACAACATCACGAACTTCCGCCAGGACCTCGCGTTCACGAAGTTCGAGTACCTCTGGCAGAAGGGACGAGGGTGATGGCGCCAGAGGACGTCGGATTCACACTCACGCCTGCTCAGCAACGAGTCGTCACCAGCACACGGGACGCCAAGGTGTTGGTCCCGGCGCAAGCGGGGGCGGGCAAGACCACCACGCTGGTCCATCGGGTCGAGCACCTGATGAAGGCCGAGGGAATCGGGGCCTCGGAGATCCTGATCTGGACGTTTTCCCGTGCTGCCGCTCAGGTCCTGCGCGGCAGGGTGGGGCGGAACGCGGTCGCCGGCAGACGAGTGCGTGCCCAGACCTTCGACAGCTGGGCGTCATCGTTTCTGTCCGAAGTGGGCTACCTGCCCGAACAGCTGGCGAGGATGACGTTCGACGATCGGATCGAGCTGGCCAGACAGGAAATCCTGAACGGTGCCGTCGAGAACACCGAACGAGGCAAGCCCGCCCACGTCATCATCGACGAGGTGCAGGACCTTGTCGGGTTGCGGCGCGACATGGTCGAAAGCTTTCTCGATCACTTCCCCGACATCGGTTTCACCGTCGTCGGTGACACAGCCCAGTCGATCTACGGCTTTCAGGTGGCGGACCCGCAGGAGAGGGCGGACGAGACGGGTTATTTCTTCAGCTGGGTGCGCGGTTCTTTCGGAGACGAAGTCCACGAAGTGGTGCTGGACGACAACTTCCGTGCCCGTACCGCCGAGGCGCGGGTGGCGCTGCCTCTCGGAGCACAGTTGCGGAACGACGACGAGGCGGTGGCCTGTCTCCCGCAACTCCGGTCATGCCTCGCCACCCTTCCGCTCTTCGGGGGGCTCGATACACCCTTCGCGCAGGATTCCTTGCGGTACTTCAACGGCACGACGGCGATTCTGTGCCGTGACAACGCTCAGGTTCTGTTGATGGCCGAGCAGCTGGTGAAACTGGGAGTACCACACCGCATCCAGAGGTCGCCCAGGTCGGGCGCCGCACCTGCCTGGGTGGCGGGGTTGATCGGTGCCACCGGCATGGCGACGTTGAGCCAGGAACGATTCGAAGAGCTGGTACCCGAATTCAGCGCGCCCGGAGATCTCGACGTCGCCGAAACGTGGCGTTCGTTGAGGACAGTCGCGGGAGCAGCTCGTAACCGGCTCGACCCGGAAGCCCTGCGCCGAGCGACAGCCGACAGCCGGTTGCCGGACGACCTGACGGCGTTGCCTTCCCGGTCCATCGTCGTGTCCACGGTTCATCGCGCCAAGGGACTGGAGTTCGACCGTGTGCTGGTCGCCGGCTTCACCGCACAAGAGCAGCGCCGTACCGACGAGACCGACCTGGCCGCCGAGGCGCGGCTTCTGTACGTCGCGATGACACGTCCTCGCGACGACCTGTTTCGTGTCGAAGGCCCCAAGACCTGGGCATTGCGCAAAGGCGAGCAGCTTTACAAGCCGATCGCGCGTTGGTACGCGACCGGTCACAAGAATTGGGTCCGTGCCGGCATCGAGAGCATCGAGACCGACGTGTGCCACGAGGCGCCGGCCCGCATACACGGGCCGGGGGCCGATCCCGTGGCCGCGCAGAAGTACCTGGTCGGTTCCGTTCGACCGGGGGACTTGGTGAGTCTCGACAGGCTTCACGATCTGCCGTCGTCGGACACCGAAACACCGCCGTACGGAATCGTCCACGAGGGAATGCCCATCGGCGAGATTTCGAGAAGCTTTCGACATGACTTGTGGCGCCTGCTCAAGCAATCGGCCAACTTCCGCGTGGAGCGATGGCCGTGTCGGATCACCGGCCTGCAGGTCGACTGCGTGGAATCGGTCGTCGGCCCCGGCGCTCTCACCGAACGCCACGGCCTCGGCGACCGCGGCGTATGGCTCGCTCCTCGTCTGTGCGGCCTCGGCCGATTCGACTGGACCCACGCCGATCGACTCCCGGAAGGACATGACCACTCGTGACCGCCTCCCGCCATGCGGCGCACTATGCACTCCGCACCGAACTTCGTGCCGCTTTGCGCGCGGACCTGCTCGGTCCGGAGGGAAGTGCGGAGGAGGTCTTGGCCTCCGATGCCCCTGTCACGGCGTACCCCATCGGTGTCCTGTTCCCGCAAATCGAGGAGTCGGACCAGCCTGCCGAAGAGGACGGGGTGGACACGCCGCCGGACATCGTCCGCGGTGATGATCCGGAGCAAGGTGAAACCGACCTCGGGATCGCGCTGGCCAACCAGCGGAAACCTTCCTCGATGGGCATGACGTTCGCAGTCGATGCCGATGTCGCGGCCGTCGTGTACGCGAAAGTCCGAGTCGCGACGTATGTACCCGAGGATGAAGAGGGCAGGGTTGTCGAGCCGCATCGCGGCGAGGCCCGAAGCATCAAGGAGCAGCGGGAACGCTGGCGTCGGTTACCTGTCGAGTTCGGGCCGGTGCAGATCGACGTCACGAAGCCAGGAATGTCCGGAACAGAGTTCGGCAATGAACTCGAGTTACGCACACTGGTCCGGCCTGCCGACGTCAACGGCGTGGTGT
This window encodes:
- a CDS encoding UvrD-helicase domain-containing protein, translated to MAPEDVGFTLTPAQQRVVTSTRDAKVLVPAQAGAGKTTTLVHRVEHLMKAEGIGASEILIWTFSRAAAQVLRGRVGRNAVAGRRVRAQTFDSWASSFLSEVGYLPEQLARMTFDDRIELARQEILNGAVENTERGKPAHVIIDEVQDLVGLRRDMVESFLDHFPDIGFTVVGDTAQSIYGFQVADPQERADETGYFFSWVRGSFGDEVHEVVLDDNFRARTAEARVALPLGAQLRNDDEAVACLPQLRSCLATLPLFGGLDTPFAQDSLRYFNGTTAILCRDNAQVLLMAEQLVKLGVPHRIQRSPRSGAAPAWVAGLIGATGMATLSQERFEELVPEFSAPGDLDVAETWRSLRTVAGAARNRLDPEALRRATADSRLPDDLTALPSRSIVVSTVHRAKGLEFDRVLVAGFTAQEQRRTDETDLAAEARLLYVAMTRPRDDLFRVEGPKTWALRKGEQLYKPIARWYATGHKNWVRAGIESIETDVCHEAPARIHGPGADPVAAQKYLVGSVRPGDLVSLDRLHDLPSSDTETPPYGIVHEGMPIGEISRSFRHDLWRLLKQSANFRVERWPCRITGLQVDCVESVVGPGALTERHGLGDRGVWLAPRLCGLGRFDWTHADRLPEGHDHS